The Heptranchias perlo isolate sHepPer1 chromosome 33, sHepPer1.hap1, whole genome shotgun sequence genome contains a region encoding:
- the LOC137301238 gene encoding apolipoprotein A-IV-like — MLSNYDFCTRRGIAVEFEPHLRKHITADSNRDWLRKQKLYSIRQFEKSTMFPKAILVFVAAIMVSGSQAEFNGGQVRDAFWDYISQLTNDAKDSVDQIQRSEIGQRLNYLIKDNLQNVNGYAEDLQQRLTPIADDLRVKMTVDAENLRQQIRQELEHLRVKLSPFADGVHQKISRNIEEFHQKLTPYAEELRHQLNTNAEELRQRLTPYTKELQAKLEDNAENLREVLTPYAEQLQQKITENVDKLRQKVTADAEEFRTRFDEKVQELRNTMAPYAKDIQAKMNQQIGEMTQKVVPYAQELQGKVNETVEVLKQRLVPYVAELKEKLNENMGSMNQNLAPYIDDLNSNVNQRIEEFHQNIAPYSEQLNKVISQNVEEMRERLVPYADSIQRDLEIQLTTLWDNFRQNLGEINED; from the exons ATGTTATCAAACTATGACTTTTGTACCAGGAGGGGAATCGCGGTGGAGTTTGAGCCACATTTGAGGAAACACATCACCGCTGACAGTAACAG AGATTGGTTGAGAAAACAGAAATTGTATTCAATTCGCCAGTTTGAGAAATCCACCATGTTTCCCAAGGCAATCCTTGTGTTCGTAGCTGCCATCATGGTCTCAG GCTCCCAGGCTGAGTTCAATGGAGGTCAGGTTCGAGATGCATTCTGGGATTACATCAGCCAATTGACCAATGACGCCAAGGACAGTGTGGATCAGATCCAGCGCTCCGAAATCGGACAACGGCTCAA TTATCTTATAAAGGATAACCTGCAGAACGTCAATGGATACGCTGAGGATCTCCAACAGAGGCTGACTCCCATCGCAGACGACCTTCGTGTAAAGATGACAGTAGATGCTGAGAATCTCCGCCAGCAGATCAGGCAGGAGCTGGAACACCTGAGGGTGAAGCTTTCTCCTTTTGCTGATGGAGTTCACCAGAAGATCAGCAGGAACATTGAAGAATTTCATCAGAAGCTGACACCTTACGCTGAAGAGCTCCGCCACCAGCTGAACACCAACGCTGAGGAACTCCGCCAGAGGTTGACTCCCTACACCAAAGAGCTTCAGGCTAAACTGGAAGACAACGCAGAGAACCTGAGGGAAGTTCTGACTCCATACGCTGAACAACTCCAGCAGAAGATCACTGAGAATGTGGACAAGCTCAGGCAGAAGGTGACGGCCGATGCTGAGGAATTCCGCACCAGGTTTGATGAGAAAGTCCAGGAGCTTCGCAATACCATGGCTCCCTATGCCAAAGATATCCAGGCCAAGATGAAccaacagattggtgaaatgaccCAGAAGGTTGTGCCATACGCTCAGGAGCTACAGGGAAAGGTCAACGAGACTGTGGAGGTTCTgaagcaaaggctggtcccttacGTCGCAGAACTGAAAGAAAAGCTCAACGAGAACATGGGAAGCATGAACCAAAATCTGGCCCCATACATTGACGATCTCAACAGCAACGTCAACCAGAGAATCGAGGAGTTCCATCAGAACATTGCTCCCTACTCTGAACAGCTGAACAAGGTGATCAGCCAGAATGTGGAGGAGATGCGAGAGAGGCTTGTCCCGTATGCAGACAGCATCCAGCGGGATCTGGAGATCCAACTCACCACCTTGTGGGACAACTTCCGCCAGAACCTTGGAGAAATAAATGAGGATTAG
- the LOC137301369 gene encoding apolipoprotein A-IV-like, translated as MFLKTTVVVLILLTSGSRAEFNGGQVRDAFWDYISQLTNDAKDSVDQIQRSEIGQRLNYLIKDNLQNINGYAEDLQQRLTPIVDDLRVKMTVDAENLRQQIRRELEDLRVKLSPFADGVHQKISRNIEEFHQKLTPYAEELRQRLTPYTEELQAKLEDNAENLREALATYVEQPQQKITENVDKLRQKVTADAEEFRTRFDEKVQELRNTLAAYAKSVQISEIIHRVVPSTQEVQAKVNETVKALLLKLAPYIIKLKEKFTESVGSTNQSLSPYIEYLNSSQRIKEFYQKKVTSQNAEEMRETLAPYTDSIRRAIQFQLTTLWNYVHQNHQN; from the exons GCTCCCGGGCTGAGTTCAATGGAGGTCAGGTTCGAGATGCATTCTGGGATTACATCAGCCAATTGACCAATGACGCCAAGGACAGTGTAGATCAGATCCAGCGCTCGGAAATCGGACAACGGCTCAA TTATCTTATAAAGGATAACCTGCAGAACATCAATGGATACGCTGAGGATCTCCAACAGAGGCTGACTCCCATCGTAGACGACCTACGTGTAAAGATGACAGTAGATGCTGAGAATCTCCGCCAGCAGATCAGGCGGGAGCTGGAAGACCTGAGGGTGAAGCTTTCTCCTTTTGCTGATGGAGTTCACCAGAAGATCAGCAGGAACATTGAAGAATTTCATCAGAAGCTGACACCTTACGCTGAAGAGCTCCGCCAGAGGTTGACTCCCTACACTGAAGAGCTTCAGGCCAAACTGGAAGACAACGCAGAGAACCTGAGGGAAGCTCTGGCTACATACGTTGAACAACCCCAGCAGAAGATCACTGAGAACGTGGACAAGCTCAGGCAGAAGGTGACAGCCGATGCTGAGGAATTCCGCACCAGGTTTGATGAGAAAGTCCAGGAGCTTCGCAATACCCTGGCTGCCTACGCTAAAAGTGTCCAGATTAGTGAAATAATCCACAGGGTTGTGCCATCCACTCAGGAGGTACAAGCAAAGGTCAACGAGACTGTGAAAGCTCTGTTGCTAAAGCTGGCCCCTTACATCATTAAACTGAAAGAAAAGTTCACTGAGAGTGTGGGAAGCACGAACCAAAGTCTGAGCCCATACATCGAGTACCTCAACAGCAGTCAGAGAATCAAAGAGTTCTATCAGAAGAAGGTGACCAGTCAGAATGCGGAGGAAATGCGAGAGACACTTGCCCCGTATACAGACAGCATTCGGCGGGCAATTCAGTTCCAACTCACCACTTTGTGGAACTACGTTCACCAGAACCATCAAAACTAA